In Halanaerobium praevalens DSM 2228, the DNA window GTAATTTATTTTCTATTATATCCTGGTCTAAATAATAATAATCTTCTCCAATTAATTTTTTCAATTCTAAAAGAGATTCTGCATCTAAATCAAGCCATTTTTTGAATAATTTTTGTCCAGCTAAAGCATAGAGTTCTGGCAGTTCAAGTAAAATTTGAGAACCACTTTTTCCTTTTTGGTAAAGCTGATAAAGACTTTCTAAAAAAACATAAAAATCACTTTCCCGATAACTTTTAGTTTTAGCAAAATTTAATTTTTGGCCTAAAATTGGAGCTGCCTCTATTTCAGAAGCAGGATCTATAATTTCTGTCTCTTTTTGGCTAAGATTTAACTCATTTAATAGAGCTGTTAAGCTTTTTAATTTAGAATTATTTTTTCTTATTTCTAAATTTTGCTGAGCAAGTTTAGGTAAAGAAATTTTTGTTAAAGATAAGTTTTGTTCATTAAAATCTCCTTTTAAAAGCTGAAGATGCAGTTCAACTTGGAAATTATAACTTAATTGCTGGATTATATCTTTAAAATAGGGAGTAAATTCGAGAACATTAAAAAAATTAATTTTTTGATAATCAGCTAAAAAATCAAAATTTAAAAGTCCATTTTCTCTTAAGGTGAGTTGATCTACATAGCCTAATTTATTTAATTTTTTTTGATAATTGAGCTTTATATTTTCTAATCTTTTTATTCTCTCTTTTTGCCAATCAGTTAATTGCTTAAATTCTTGAATCTGATAATTATTTAACAAATTAAAGTAAGCAAAAAATCGTTGAGTAAACTGATGGATATCTTGATAATTATCTAATTGTAGATCTTTTTTTTGCTCTGAAGTTAAAACAGAAAATAAAATTAATACTAATTTTTCTTCTTTAACTACTATCTGCTCACTGCTAAATAAACGTTTTTTAAATTCTTTAACTGTTAAAAATAAACTCTGTTTTGTCAGGGGAGCAGGTTGATAAACTCTAACTGCTTCTTTTAAATCCTGATAATTTTTAAACAGATAAACTTCAGCTTGTTGACTAATAATTTCTTTAAATAAATCAACTTGATAATCATAATATTTGAAATTCAAAATTACTCATCCTCACTTAAGTATTTTTACCAATAATCTCTAAAATAATTATTAAAATCACTCCTGCTCCAAAAGCAAAAAAACCTCTAAAATCCAGTATAGCTGGAAAAACAGCTGCTGAAGATCCTAAAATCAAGCCAGTCAGAACTACCATGATTTTAGCCTGGTGTGCTTGCAGGAGATAAGAAAAAATCCAAGCAAAAACTAAAAGTCCTGCTCCCATTCCACAAGCAAAAACTAAAAGCGTAATGATTTCAAAATTATTCACTGCAGCCAGTACCTGCTGATATACTCCCATCAAAATTAGAAGAGTTCCACCACTAATCCCTGGTAATATCATTGCAATACTGCCAAAAAAACCAGCAGCAAAAAAAAGTATTAAACCTTGTCTATTAACTAAATTAACTTGTGATTCACTAGAAAAAAAGAAAGCCAAGCCAAATGCTAAAAGTATAATAATTAATTTTGAAAAACTAAAACTACCTATTTTTTTATAAGTAGAATGAGCTGAGCTAAGGACTAAACCAAATAAAAAGTAGTTAACAATTAAAGGATTAGATCTATAAAGATCTGTAATTACAGCTGAGCCAATAAAAACTCCTAAACCAGCTCCTAGTCCAATAAAAATAAGTTTTTTAAATTTGATATTTTTAATTGCATTAATTAAAGTCTGATAAATATTTAAAACTAAAGCTATAGTTCCACCACTAACCCCTGGCAGAGTATTAGCTAATCCAATTGGTATTGATTTTAAAAATAAAGCTAAATATGTATTTTGATCTTGCAAATAAATCTTCCTCTCTTTATTGTTCTCTCTTTATATTAATATTCAAGATAAAACCTAGTTTTACCTGCTTAAAAAAGAAAAAAAGCTCAAGCACCAGCTTAAACTAGAACTTGAACTTTTTTAATTCAACAAATTAATATATCTAATTTTAATTATTACTTAAATTTGCTTACCTAGCAATTATTTCTGTTCGATAGCCATCAGGATCAGTAATAAAATAATAGCCGGATGAATTTTCACTTAAACTTTTTAAGTCTCCAACCTTATAACCTGCTTCTTTGTGGCGCTGATAAGATTTTTCTAAATCATCTACCTTAACTGCAATATGACTGTAGCCATTACCAATTGTGTATGGTTCTTCTCGATCATAATTATAAGTTAACTCCAGCTCAAAATCTTCATTTTGATCAGTTAAATAGACTAAGGTGAATTCAGCTTCCGGAAAATCTTTGCGTCTACTTTCCTTTAAATTTAATGCATCTTGATAAAAATCGATTGATTTTTCTAAGTCCATAACTCGAATACAGGAATGAACAAAATCATAATTTTGCATATATAATCACAACTCCTTTATCTTTTTATTTTAATTCTGATTATTATTATAAGGATTTATAGATCAAAATGCAAAATTTATTTTTCTTTGCTTCCAGGACGAGTAATTGCAATTCCTTCTTTACATAATTTACACTTCCCAGGCTTATATGATTTAATATCAACTGGTAGTAATGCTTTAAAATCATAGTTAAAATTAACCTGTCCATTACTGCGGTCAACTATTGAACTTAATCCAATGATTTCAACATCAAGTTCTTCCAAAACTGACAGCACTTCTTTAACTGAACCACCAGTTGTAACTACATCCTCGACAACTAAAACTTTTTCACCTGCTTTCAGCTCAAAACCACGTCTAATTTTCATTTCTCCATTTTTGCGTTCACTAAAAATAGAGCGAACTCCTAACTCTTCTGCTACAGCATAAGATAAGACTATTCCACCAAGAGCGGGTCCAATTACTACATCTATTTCTTTTTCTTGCCATTTTTTTGCAATTTCAGCAGCCAGTGT includes these proteins:
- a CDS encoding DUF368 domain-containing protein, which produces MQDQNTYLALFLKSIPIGLANTLPGVSGGTIALVLNIYQTLINAIKNIKFKKLIFIGLGAGLGVFIGSAVITDLYRSNPLIVNYFLFGLVLSSAHSTYKKIGSFSFSKLIIILLAFGLAFFFSSESQVNLVNRQGLILFFAAGFFGSIAMILPGISGGTLLILMGVYQQVLAAVNNFEIITLLVFACGMGAGLLVFAWIFSYLLQAHQAKIMVVLTGLILGSSAAVFPAILDFRGFFAFGAGVILIIILEIIGKNT
- the gloA gene encoding lactoylglutathione lyase; amino-acid sequence: MQNYDFVHSCIRVMDLEKSIDFYQDALNLKESRRKDFPEAEFTLVYLTDQNEDFELELTYNYDREEPYTIGNGYSHIAVKVDDLEKSYQRHKEAGYKVGDLKSLSENSSGYYFITDPDGYRTEIIAR
- the pyrE gene encoding orotate phosphoribosyltransferase, translated to MNKKEIRELLVETDVIQEGHFVLSSGRHADVYMQCAKVLQHPKHASTLAAEIAKKWQEKEIDVVIGPALGGIVLSYAVAEELGVRSIFSERKNGEMKIRRGFELKAGEKVLVVEDVVTTGGSVKEVLSVLEELDVEIIGLSSIVDRSNGQVNFNYDFKALLPVDIKSYKPGKCKLCKEGIAITRPGSKEK